A DNA window from Comamonas fluminis contains the following coding sequences:
- a CDS encoding protein-disulfide reductase DsbD family protein, with protein sequence MSSRSTPLRLHPRTVALWFFALFLIAASALSTSARAQIHLKTSSNAPASVVQTPRVRAELVAQAPDGVTAGQTLWLGLKLTHEPGWHTYWKNAGDSGLPTDLQWQLPAGLSAGAIEWPTPHALRVGPLVNYGYEGDILLPVPVKVAADFQAPASGMAEIHLSANWLICRVECIPESGEFTLQLPVQGTTATHGSDFLKAHAQQPTQLSATGKATVQAAEGDERINLRISGLPAALQGQSLEFYPENAETFKHAAESGKDWQQRWDGNDWVAEGLPLSDMRGETPRQLAVVIALPTAAREAALSQGQPIAWRSELSVEGQWKAAALATVSPALAAALEANKNAAAAPAAPPASSASSLWAALLGGLIGGLILNLMPCVFPVLAIKVLGFAGHGQNQRAQRMGGLAYAAGVILSFIALGALLLSLRAAGQHLGWGFQLQSPIVVSLLAALFTVLGLNLAGLFEFGSILPSRLASAQARNPVVDSFLSGVLAVAIASPCTAPFMGASLGFAIDMPTAQALTVFAALGVGMALPYVLAAFVPAVVRWLPRPGAWMQTFRHAMAFPMFATVVWLVWVLGHQSGMDAAAALLALLLALAALIWSLNLSGKSRAVLTTLAVLLTAGIGYYAMPLITTQATGATATESSELWQPWSAEKVQSLQAAGQPVFVDFTAAWCVTCQVNKRTTLSNAAVLDAFAQRKVQLMRADWTRQDPAITQALHALGRSGVPVYVLYAPGKPPVVLSELLSQSEVLTALAQM encoded by the coding sequence ATGTCGTCTCGCTCCACCCCCCTTCGCCTTCATCCACGCACGGTTGCGCTGTGGTTTTTTGCACTGTTTTTGATAGCTGCAAGCGCTTTATCTACCAGCGCCAGAGCACAAATTCACCTTAAAACCTCCAGCAATGCCCCGGCCTCTGTCGTTCAGACGCCTCGTGTGCGTGCAGAACTGGTGGCGCAGGCCCCTGATGGGGTGACCGCTGGGCAAACGCTGTGGCTGGGCCTGAAACTGACGCACGAGCCAGGCTGGCATACCTACTGGAAAAACGCGGGCGATTCTGGCCTGCCCACTGATTTGCAATGGCAGCTGCCAGCAGGGCTGAGCGCAGGTGCCATCGAATGGCCCACACCCCATGCACTGCGCGTGGGGCCGCTGGTGAACTATGGCTATGAAGGCGACATCCTGCTGCCTGTGCCCGTCAAGGTAGCTGCAGACTTTCAGGCGCCCGCCAGCGGCATGGCTGAAATACACCTGTCGGCCAACTGGCTGATCTGCCGCGTGGAATGCATTCCCGAAAGCGGCGAATTCACGCTGCAACTGCCCGTGCAAGGCACTACTGCCACCCATGGCAGCGACTTTCTCAAGGCCCATGCCCAGCAGCCCACGCAACTGAGCGCAACGGGCAAAGCCACGGTGCAAGCGGCAGAGGGAGACGAGCGCATCAATCTGCGCATTTCCGGCCTGCCGGCCGCTTTGCAAGGCCAGTCGCTGGAGTTCTACCCAGAGAACGCCGAAACCTTCAAGCACGCCGCAGAGTCTGGCAAAGACTGGCAGCAGCGCTGGGATGGCAATGACTGGGTGGCCGAGGGCCTGCCTCTGTCCGATATGCGCGGTGAAACGCCCAGGCAACTGGCTGTGGTCATCGCTTTGCCCACTGCGGCGCGTGAAGCCGCTCTGTCGCAAGGCCAGCCCATTGCCTGGCGCAGTGAACTCAGCGTGGAAGGTCAATGGAAGGCCGCCGCACTGGCGACCGTATCGCCCGCACTGGCCGCTGCGCTGGAGGCCAACAAAAATGCTGCGGCAGCACCTGCAGCCCCCCCTGCAAGCAGCGCATCCAGCCTCTGGGCCGCGCTGCTGGGCGGCTTGATCGGTGGTCTGATCCTCAACCTCATGCCCTGCGTCTTCCCGGTGCTGGCCATCAAGGTGCTGGGCTTTGCCGGTCACGGCCAGAACCAGCGCGCCCAGCGCATGGGTGGGCTGGCCTACGCCGCAGGCGTCATCCTCTCCTTCATAGCCCTGGGCGCACTGCTGCTAAGTCTGCGCGCCGCTGGCCAGCATCTGGGCTGGGGCTTTCAGCTGCAGTCGCCCATCGTGGTCTCGCTGCTGGCAGCGCTGTTCACCGTGCTGGGGCTGAATCTGGCCGGGCTGTTTGAGTTTGGCAGCATTCTGCCCAGCCGCCTTGCCAGTGCACAGGCACGCAATCCGGTGGTGGATTCCTTCCTGTCTGGTGTACTGGCTGTGGCCATTGCATCGCCCTGCACCGCGCCATTCATGGGCGCATCGCTGGGCTTTGCCATCGACATGCCCACAGCACAGGCTTTGACCGTGTTTGCCGCTCTAGGCGTGGGCATGGCCCTGCCCTATGTGCTGGCGGCTTTTGTGCCTGCCGTTGTGCGCTGGCTGCCCCGCCCCGGCGCGTGGATGCAGACCTTCCGCCATGCCATGGCCTTCCCCATGTTCGCCACCGTGGTCTGGCTGGTCTGGGTGCTGGGCCATCAAAGCGGCATGGATGCCGCAGCCGCCCTGCTGGCCCTGCTGCTGGCACTGGCCGCCCTGATCTGGTCGCTGAACCTGAGCGGCAAAAGCCGCGCCGTACTGACCACTTTGGCCGTGCTGCTGACCGCAGGTATTGGCTACTACGCCATGCCGCTGATTACCACCCAGGCAACTGGCGCAACGGCCACTGAATCCAGTGAACTGTGGCAGCCCTGGTCGGCAGAAAAAGTGCAGTCTCTGCAAGCTGCAGGCCAGCCCGTGTTTGTCGATTTCACCGCCGCATGGTGCGTGACTTGCCAGGTCAACAAGCGCACCACGCTGAGCAATGCTGCGGTGCTGGACGCTTTTGCACAGCGCAAGGTGCAGCTGATGCGCGCTGACTGGACGCGCCAGGACCCTGCCATCACTCAGGCGCTGCATGCGCTGGGCCGCAGCGGCGTGCCCGTCTATGTGCTGTACGCCCCCGGCAAGCCTCCTGTCGTGCTGTCTGAATTGCTGAGCCAGTCTGAGGTTCTGACAGCGCTCGCGCAAATGTAA
- a CDS encoding histidine phosphatase family protein, translating to MGTLYLVRHGQASFGADDYDQLSERGQAQAVRLGEYWRERGLKFDAVYTGTLKRHQQTLAGIVQGLQSTAPGAQSRPGLNEYDSAALLHAIHPAPLPRPDTPELYRHHFRLLCDTLAQWMGGTISPEGMPDWEGFSGGVHQVLEEVRHQHSGQNVLLVSSGGPISTAVGQVLGTSPEVTIALNMRLRNIAVSEFTINPKRLMLQTFNTLNHLDTDEHRSWVTSA from the coding sequence ATGGGAACCCTCTACCTTGTGCGCCACGGCCAGGCCTCGTTTGGCGCAGATGATTACGACCAGCTCAGCGAGCGCGGACAGGCGCAGGCCGTCCGGCTGGGAGAGTACTGGCGTGAACGAGGGCTGAAGTTCGACGCCGTCTATACCGGCACACTCAAGCGCCACCAGCAGACGCTGGCAGGCATTGTGCAAGGCCTGCAAAGCACCGCGCCCGGCGCGCAAAGCCGCCCCGGCCTCAATGAATATGACAGCGCAGCGCTGCTGCACGCCATTCACCCCGCGCCGCTGCCCAGGCCCGATACCCCCGAGCTGTACCGCCACCACTTTCGCCTGCTGTGCGATACGCTGGCGCAGTGGATGGGCGGCACCATCAGCCCCGAAGGCATGCCCGACTGGGAAGGCTTTTCAGGCGGCGTGCACCAGGTGCTGGAAGAAGTACGCCACCAGCACAGCGGCCAGAATGTGCTGCTGGTCAGCAGCGGCGGCCCTATCTCTACCGCCGTGGGGCAGGTGCTGGGCACCTCGCCCGAGGTGACGATTGCCCTCAATATGCGGCTGCGCAATATCGCCGTGAGCGAGTTCACCATCAACCCCAAGCGGCTGATGCTGCAGACCTTCAACACCCTCAACCACCTGGATACCGACGAGCACCGCAGCTGGGTTACCAGTGCTTGA
- a CDS encoding branched-chain amino acid aminotransferase: MSTSATQFKLTASNHPRSAEARAKILEKPGFGLHFTDHMVAVRWEKDAGWHDAEVMPYGPISLDPAAAVLHYGQEIFEGIKAYRHADGSIWTFRPTANAQRMQRSAKRLALPELPVDLFVESLKQIIAVDKDWVPGGEEASLYLRPFIIGDEVFLGVRSAHKASYYVIASPAGPYFAKGVAPVAIWLSTDFARAAKGGTGAAKCGGNYAASLLPQEQAYENGCSQVLFLDPAEGKYLEELGGMNVFLVYGKENKLVTPALSGSILEGITRDSILQLARDRGMIVEERKVSADEWKQGVASGDITEVFACGTAAVITPIGQLKGKDFSVGDINAPAGEVTLALRKELTDIQYGRAADRHGWLVRLDA, encoded by the coding sequence GTGTCCACCTCTGCCACCCAGTTCAAGCTGACTGCCTCGAACCACCCACGCAGCGCCGAAGCGCGCGCCAAGATTCTCGAAAAGCCAGGTTTTGGCCTGCACTTTACCGACCACATGGTGGCCGTGCGCTGGGAAAAGGACGCCGGCTGGCATGACGCCGAAGTGATGCCCTATGGCCCCATCTCGCTGGACCCCGCCGCTGCCGTGCTGCACTACGGCCAGGAAATTTTTGAAGGCATCAAGGCCTACCGCCACGCCGATGGCTCCATCTGGACCTTCCGCCCCACGGCCAATGCCCAGCGCATGCAGCGCTCGGCCAAGCGTCTGGCTCTGCCTGAGCTGCCCGTGGATCTGTTTGTCGAGTCGCTCAAGCAGATCATTGCCGTGGACAAGGACTGGGTGCCCGGCGGCGAAGAAGCCAGCCTGTACCTGCGCCCCTTCATCATTGGCGACGAAGTGTTCCTGGGCGTGCGCAGCGCGCACAAGGCCAGCTACTACGTGATTGCCAGCCCTGCAGGCCCCTACTTTGCCAAGGGCGTGGCGCCCGTGGCCATCTGGCTGTCCACCGACTTTGCCCGCGCTGCCAAGGGCGGCACAGGCGCTGCCAAGTGCGGCGGCAACTACGCTGCATCGTTGCTGCCCCAGGAGCAAGCCTACGAAAACGGCTGCTCGCAAGTGCTGTTCCTCGACCCTGCCGAGGGTAAGTACCTGGAAGAGCTGGGCGGCATGAACGTGTTCCTGGTCTATGGCAAGGAAAACAAGCTGGTCACCCCCGCGCTGTCGGGCAGCATTCTGGAAGGCATCACCCGCGACTCCATCCTGCAACTGGCGCGCGATCGCGGCATGATCGTGGAAGAGCGCAAGGTTTCTGCCGATGAGTGGAAGCAAGGCGTGGCCAGCGGCGACATCACCGAGGTGTTTGCCTGCGGCACGGCTGCCGTTATCACCCCCATCGGCCAGCTCAAGGGCAAGGATTTCTCCGTGGGCGACATCAACGCGCCTGCTGGCGAAGTCACCCTGGCGCTGCGCAAGGAACTGACCGACATCCAGTACGGCCGTGCTGCTGACCGCCACGGCTGGCTGGTGCGTCTGGACGCTTAA
- a CDS encoding ABC transporter permease: MFSFLRSGLRPVGPVWQGASWLIALGVFAPIASLVWLALGADFSHWQDLLRYVLPDAAANTGLLLLGVGLLVLIVGTGCAWLVTAYDFPGRRWLHWALLLPLAMPAYIVAFAYLDLLHPIGPVQGALRWLLGYDSPRQWRLPDLRSMGGAIFVLGFTLYPYVYMTARAMFMTQPAHLMEAARSLGETRWGAFWRVALPMARPALVVGLSLALLETLNDIGASEFLGVHTLTVSIYTTWVTRSDLAGAAQIACSMLLAVVALVWLERRGRSRQRFGSAQRMRAIEAHRLPARTAWLATLFCSVPVLIGFAAPAAYLAWESAKRFAQGTGISAGLLSSLLNTLGLALGVTVIAVVAGLVIAWATRTSVSTRAPSRWQAQIAALGYAVPGTVLAIGLLTPALALDAGLAQLFGAEGLPLMGLGVVLVVACVIRFLVMPVGGIEAGLARIPPTLEQASRLLGESRLGTLRRVHLPLLRPAMATSAMLVFVDAMKELPATLLLRPADFDTLATWLYAEAARGTYEEGAIAALCIVVAGLIPVMLLARTQLSAAKS, from the coding sequence ATGTTTTCCTTTCTTCGTTCAGGGCTGCGGCCCGTCGGTCCTGTGTGGCAGGGCGCAAGCTGGTTGATTGCGCTGGGGGTGTTTGCGCCCATTGCTTCGCTGGTCTGGCTGGCGCTGGGGGCTGATTTTTCGCACTGGCAGGATTTGCTGCGCTATGTGCTGCCCGATGCCGCCGCCAATACAGGCTTGCTGCTGCTGGGCGTGGGGCTGTTGGTGCTGATTGTCGGCACAGGTTGCGCCTGGCTGGTGACGGCGTATGACTTTCCGGGGCGGCGCTGGTTGCACTGGGCGCTGCTGCTGCCGCTGGCCATGCCCGCCTATATCGTGGCCTTTGCCTACCTTGATTTGCTGCACCCTATCGGCCCGGTGCAGGGTGCGCTGCGTTGGCTGCTGGGTTACGACAGCCCGCGCCAGTGGCGGCTGCCTGATTTGCGATCGATGGGCGGCGCCATTTTTGTGCTGGGGTTCACGCTCTACCCCTATGTGTATATGACGGCGCGGGCCATGTTCATGACCCAGCCTGCGCATTTGATGGAAGCGGCCCGCTCGCTGGGCGAAACCCGCTGGGGCGCGTTCTGGCGCGTGGCCCTGCCCATGGCGCGGCCCGCGCTGGTGGTGGGGCTGAGTCTGGCCCTGCTGGAGACGCTCAACGACATTGGCGCCTCCGAATTTCTGGGCGTGCATACGCTCACCGTGTCGATTTACACGACCTGGGTCACGCGTTCTGATCTGGCGGGTGCGGCGCAGATTGCCTGCTCCATGCTGCTGGCTGTGGTGGCCCTGGTCTGGCTGGAGCGCAGAGGCCGCAGCCGCCAGCGCTTTGGCTCGGCCCAGCGCATGCGGGCGATTGAGGCGCACCGCCTGCCCGCCCGCACAGCCTGGCTGGCTACGTTGTTCTGCAGTGTTCCTGTGCTCATTGGCTTTGCCGCCCCAGCCGCCTATCTGGCCTGGGAGAGCGCCAAGCGTTTTGCCCAAGGCACGGGCATCTCAGCGGGCTTGCTCTCCAGCCTGCTCAACACGCTGGGGCTGGCACTGGGCGTGACGGTGATTGCGGTGGTGGCCGGTTTGGTCATCGCCTGGGCCACGCGCACCAGCGTCAGCACGCGTGCGCCTTCGCGCTGGCAGGCGCAGATTGCGGCGCTGGGTTATGCCGTTCCCGGAACGGTGCTGGCCATTGGTCTTTTGACACCCGCGCTGGCGCTGGATGCGGGCCTGGCCCAGTTGTTTGGCGCCGAAGGCCTGCCGCTGATGGGCCTGGGCGTGGTGCTGGTCGTGGCTTGCGTGATTCGCTTTCTGGTCATGCCTGTGGGTGGCATCGAGGCGGGGCTGGCCCGCATACCGCCCACGCTGGAGCAGGCCTCGCGCCTGCTGGGCGAAAGCCGTCTGGGCACGCTGCGCCGCGTGCACCTGCCGCTGCTGCGCCCGGCCATGGCCACCAGCGCCATGCTGGTGTTTGTCGATGCCATGAAGGAGCTGCCCGCCACCTTGCTGCTGCGTCCGGCTGATTTCGACACCCTGGCCACCTGGCTCTATGCCGAAGCCGCACGCGGCACCTATGAAGAAGGCGCGATTGCCGCGCTGTGCATTGTGGTGGCGGGCCTGATTCCCGTCATGCTGCTGGCGCGAACCCAGTTATCGGCGGCGAAATCATGA
- a CDS encoding extracellular solute-binding protein — protein sequence MFRRPLFALAAVASLCAPALSAHAEDITLYTTREPALIQPLLAAFTAQTKVGVKTVFVKDGLLERVKAEGERSPADVLMTVDIGNMLDLVDGGVTQPVKSSVLEAAIPAQLRDAGNQWFALSMRARVLYAEKDMKLGAFRYEDLAKPQFKGKICSRAGQHPYNTALIAAMIAHDGEAKTEQWLKGVKANLARKATGGDRDVARDILGGICDVGLGNTYYVGHMKAAKEGTDARKWGDAIKVIKPTFADPKSGTHINISGASVAKHAPHKAEAVKLLEFLVSESAQNMYAQANYEHPVRKGVALDPVVAQSIGDIKIDPLPLAEIAKHRKQASLLVDKVGFDK from the coding sequence ATGTTTCGACGTCCCCTGTTTGCACTGGCCGCCGTTGCCAGCCTGTGCGCTCCTGCGCTGTCCGCTCATGCTGAGGACATCACGCTCTACACCACGCGCGAACCCGCGCTGATTCAGCCGCTGCTGGCGGCCTTCACGGCCCAGACCAAGGTGGGCGTGAAGACGGTTTTCGTCAAGGATGGCCTGCTGGAGCGCGTCAAGGCCGAGGGCGAACGCTCTCCAGCCGACGTGCTGATGACAGTGGATATCGGCAATATGCTGGATCTGGTGGACGGTGGCGTGACCCAGCCGGTCAAGTCCTCGGTGCTGGAAGCGGCCATTCCCGCCCAGCTGCGCGATGCGGGCAACCAGTGGTTTGCGCTGTCCATGCGCGCCCGCGTGCTGTACGCCGAAAAGGACATGAAGCTGGGCGCTTTCCGCTATGAAGACCTGGCTAAGCCCCAGTTCAAGGGCAAGATCTGCAGCCGCGCGGGCCAGCACCCCTACAACACGGCACTGATCGCCGCCATGATTGCCCACGACGGTGAGGCCAAGACCGAGCAGTGGCTCAAGGGCGTCAAGGCCAATCTGGCGCGCAAGGCCACAGGCGGCGACCGCGATGTGGCGCGCGACATTCTGGGCGGCATCTGCGATGTGGGCCTGGGCAACACCTACTACGTGGGCCACATGAAGGCTGCCAAGGAAGGCACGGACGCCCGCAAGTGGGGCGATGCCATCAAGGTCATCAAGCCCACGTTTGCGGACCCCAAGAGCGGCACGCACATCAATATCAGCGGTGCATCGGTGGCCAAGCACGCGCCTCACAAGGCCGAAGCCGTGAAGCTGCTGGAGTTTCTGGTGTCCGAATCGGCCCAGAACATGTACGCCCAGGCCAACTACGAGCACCCTGTGCGCAAGGGCGTGGCACTGGACCCCGTGGTGGCCCAGAGCATTGGCGATATCAAGATCGACCCGCTGCCACTGGCTGAGATTGCCAAGCATCGCAAGCAAGCTAGCTTGCTGGTCGACAAAGTAGGCTTTGACAAATAA
- a CDS encoding MATE family efflux transporter — protein MPEARTSQTSKPQTRDLTQGPIASTLLVFALPILAGNVLQSLNGSVNAVWVGGHLGEAALTATANANNVMFALIGAMFGVSMATNILIAQSMGARNIGQAKRVLGSSATFFGLISLVLALLGWPLSHTLMRWMGTPEASLPLAEAYLKVIFLAIPLLFMFTFVTAALRGSGDTRTPFWFLLIVVVLDIALNPLLIFGWGPVPAMGIQGSAMATLIANAMSLVALLLWLHKRRHPLWIGPRQLGLFKPDWTIVRTLIVKGLPMGVQLMMISMAMIAMISMVNAFGVLTSSAYSAALQLWTYVQMPAMAIGAACSSMAAQNVGAGLWKRVDATARAGMLINVVLTGGLIVLIVLLDRHVLGWFLPTGSASLEVARHLNHIAIGSFLFFGVTFVLSGVVRSTGAVIAPMLILGIAMWGIRVPAAKWLQPVLGVNAIWWSFPISSAVSVIMILAYYQWGNWRKAHMLPTSSGPASAATPPDEDAQSATPVDSDALLEQSPACDRVAIPAEVAGLPPGPVANQAKTVDS, from the coding sequence ATGCCCGAAGCCCGCACCTCCCAGACTTCCAAGCCGCAAACCCGTGACCTGACCCAAGGGCCTATTGCCAGTACCTTGCTGGTCTTTGCCCTGCCCATCCTCGCAGGCAATGTGCTGCAGTCGCTCAACGGCTCCGTCAATGCCGTCTGGGTGGGCGGCCACCTGGGCGAAGCGGCGCTGACCGCCACCGCCAATGCCAACAACGTGATGTTTGCGCTGATTGGCGCCATGTTCGGCGTCAGCATGGCCACCAACATCCTGATCGCCCAGTCCATGGGCGCACGCAATATCGGCCAGGCCAAGCGCGTGCTGGGCAGCAGCGCCACCTTCTTCGGGCTGATTTCGCTGGTGCTGGCCTTGCTGGGCTGGCCGCTGTCGCACACGCTGATGCGCTGGATGGGCACGCCCGAGGCCTCGCTGCCGCTGGCCGAGGCCTACCTCAAGGTCATTTTCCTGGCCATTCCGCTGCTGTTCATGTTCACCTTTGTGACGGCGGCCTTGCGCGGCTCTGGGGATACGCGAACGCCGTTCTGGTTCTTACTGATCGTGGTGGTACTCGATATTGCGCTGAACCCGCTGCTGATCTTTGGCTGGGGCCCGGTGCCCGCCATGGGCATTCAGGGCTCGGCCATGGCCACGCTGATTGCCAATGCCATGAGCCTTGTTGCGCTGCTGCTGTGGCTGCACAAGCGCCGCCACCCGCTGTGGATTGGCCCGCGCCAGCTGGGCCTGTTCAAGCCGGACTGGACGATTGTGCGCACCCTGATCGTCAAAGGCCTGCCCATGGGCGTGCAGCTGATGATGATTTCCATGGCCATGATTGCCATGATCTCCATGGTCAACGCCTTTGGCGTGCTGACCTCATCGGCCTATAGCGCGGCGCTGCAGCTGTGGACCTATGTGCAGATGCCCGCCATGGCGATTGGCGCGGCTTGCTCGTCCATGGCGGCGCAGAACGTGGGCGCAGGCCTGTGGAAGCGTGTGGACGCCACGGCACGTGCGGGCATGCTCATCAATGTGGTGCTGACGGGCGGCCTGATTGTGCTCATCGTGCTGCTGGACCGCCATGTGCTGGGCTGGTTTCTGCCCACGGGCAGCGCCTCGCTGGAGGTGGCGCGCCACCTCAACCACATCGCCATCGGCTCGTTCCTGTTCTTTGGCGTGACTTTTGTGCTCTCTGGCGTTGTGCGCTCCACGGGTGCCGTGATCGCACCCATGCTGATTCTGGGCATTGCCATGTGGGGCATTCGCGTGCCTGCGGCCAAGTGGCTGCAGCCGGTGCTGGGCGTGAATGCCATCTGGTGGAGTTTTCCCATCAGCTCGGCCGTCTCGGTCATCATGATTCTGGCGTACTACCAGTGGGGCAACTGGCGCAAGGCACATATGCTGCCCACAAGCTCAGGCCCGGCAAGCGCCGCCACCCCGCCCGACGAAGATGCACAAAGCGCCACCCCGGTGGACAGTGATGCCCTGCTGGAGCAATCGCCCGCCTGCGACCGCGTGGCAATACCGGCAGAAGTAGCAGGCCTGCCGCCTGGCCCCGTGGCCAACCAGGCCAAGACTGTGGATTCGTAA
- a CDS encoding creatininase family protein: MTDMSNTTSSAARWPSRFWAQVSAHDFALAQTSGLAAETVAVLPVGAVEQHGPHLPMGVDAKLIEGVVAQALPQLPADLPVLFLPPQNIGFSVEHSNYAGTLTLTPATLIALWTELGACVARAGIKKLLLLNGHGGQVSMMDVVARELRIKHGLLVYSASWFGLVDDAANQQFCAHEHRFGVHGGEVETSMLLHLDPETVHMERAQNFASTSEVRAGKYHFIGNGRSAKLGWAIEDYNPAGAAGNAAAATAERGEKMVQSAAQGLVALLGEIHDLPLSTVGNQPQPL; encoded by the coding sequence ATGACGGATATGAGCAATACCACCTCTTCTGCTGCGCGCTGGCCATCACGCTTCTGGGCCCAGGTCTCGGCCCATGACTTTGCACTGGCGCAGACCAGTGGGCTGGCTGCTGAAACCGTGGCCGTGCTGCCCGTGGGCGCGGTGGAGCAGCATGGCCCGCACCTGCCCATGGGGGTGGATGCCAAGCTGATTGAAGGCGTGGTGGCGCAGGCGCTGCCGCAGCTGCCCGCAGACCTGCCGGTACTGTTTTTGCCGCCGCAGAACATCGGCTTTTCGGTGGAGCACAGCAACTATGCGGGAACGCTGACGCTGACGCCAGCCACGCTGATTGCACTGTGGACAGAGCTGGGTGCCTGTGTGGCGCGCGCGGGCATCAAAAAGCTGCTGCTGCTCAACGGCCACGGCGGTCAGGTCAGCATGATGGATGTGGTGGCGCGAGAGCTGCGCATCAAGCATGGCCTGCTGGTCTATAGCGCCAGCTGGTTCGGGCTGGTGGATGACGCGGCCAACCAGCAGTTTTGCGCGCATGAGCACCGCTTTGGCGTGCATGGCGGCGAAGTGGAAACCTCCATGCTGCTGCATCTGGACCCCGAGACCGTGCATATGGAGCGGGCGCAGAACTTCGCTTCAACCTCAGAGGTGCGCGCAGGCAAATATCATTTCATCGGCAATGGCCGCAGCGCCAAGCTGGGCTGGGCGATCGAGGATTACAACCCCGCCGGAGCCGCTGGCAATGCTGCCGCTGCCACCGCAGAGCGCGGCGAAAAGATGGTGCAGTCTGCGGCGCAAGGGCTGGTTGCGCTGCTGGGGGAGATTCATGATCTGCCGCTGAGTACGGTAGGAAATCAGCCGCAGCCGCTGTAA
- a CDS encoding ABC transporter ATP-binding protein, translating into MTASLRIEQLQLGYDTPKGLQTVLRGFDLQVPAGHIASLLGPSGCGKTSVLRAVAGFEPVRAGSIHLGERLLSGSKVHLPPEQRHVGMMFQEYGLFPHLTAAQNVGFGLRRSSKPERDQRVQELLAVVGLADSGSKFPHELSGGQQQRVALARALAPSPALLLLDEPFSNLDAATRERLTAEVRDILRAAGQTAILVTHNAQEAETMADQICHMTPAAKS; encoded by the coding sequence ATGACCGCATCCTTGCGAATTGAACAACTGCAACTGGGCTATGACACCCCCAAGGGCCTGCAAACCGTGTTGCGCGGCTTTGATCTGCAGGTGCCTGCTGGCCATATCGCCAGCCTGCTGGGCCCCTCGGGCTGTGGCAAAACTTCGGTGCTGCGTGCCGTTGCGGGCTTTGAGCCTGTGCGCGCGGGCAGCATTCATCTGGGCGAGCGGCTGCTGTCCGGCTCCAAAGTCCATCTGCCGCCCGAGCAGCGCCATGTGGGCATGATGTTTCAGGAGTACGGCCTGTTTCCCCACCTGACTGCAGCCCAGAACGTGGGCTTTGGCCTGCGCCGCAGCAGCAAGCCCGAGCGCGATCAGCGTGTGCAGGAACTGCTGGCTGTGGTGGGCCTGGCCGATTCAGGCAGCAAATTCCCGCATGAGCTGTCCGGTGGCCAGCAGCAGCGCGTGGCGCTGGCCCGGGCCTTGGCGCCGTCTCCGGCCTTGCTGTTGCTGGACGAGCCGTTTTCCAATCTGGACGCCGCCACGCGTGAGCGCCTGACGGCCGAGGTGCGCGACATTCTGCGTGCGGCAGGCCAGACGGCGATTCTGGTCACGCACAACGCGCAAGAGGCCGAAACCATGGCCGACCAGATCTGCCACATGACGCCTGCTGCAAAAAGTTAG
- a CDS encoding Bug family tripartite tricarboxylate transporter substrate binding protein: MKRRPFIQSLITVAAGAALIAGFSTSAMAEGLSNRPIRIVVPFGAGGVADVTARVVAQQLSTQLGQPVVIDNKPSAGGIVAADTVAKAAPDGHTLFLMSNGSAVTVNLFNHLPFDMVKDLTPISTLGYFDIGVITDAKSPFKNLGELIGYAKANPGKLNLGSINVGSTQNLAAELFKTSAGIDAQIVPFNGTPAVVTALRGKQVDAAVEILTPIMGQINSKAVNLLAVTGEKRSPLLPNVPTAQESGVKGFVASSWNALAAPSKTPAAVIARLNQEINAAVNNPEVAKKLRELNVQAQASTPEQTAKLLQSEIKRWGDVITTARIPKQ, from the coding sequence ATGAAGCGTCGCCCATTCATCCAATCCCTGATCACTGTGGCAGCGGGGGCTGCCTTGATCGCAGGTTTTTCCACCTCGGCCATGGCCGAAGGCCTGTCCAACCGCCCCATCCGCATCGTTGTGCCCTTTGGCGCCGGTGGCGTGGCCGATGTGACGGCCCGCGTGGTGGCTCAACAGCTGTCCACCCAGCTGGGCCAGCCTGTGGTGATCGACAACAAGCCCAGTGCGGGCGGCATTGTGGCGGCAGACACCGTGGCCAAGGCTGCACCGGACGGCCACACGCTGTTCCTCATGTCCAACGGCAGCGCGGTGACGGTGAACCTGTTCAACCACCTGCCCTTTGACATGGTCAAGGACCTGACGCCGATTTCCACGCTGGGCTACTTTGACATTGGCGTCATCACCGATGCCAAGTCGCCCTTCAAGAACCTGGGCGAGCTGATTGGCTACGCCAAGGCCAACCCCGGCAAGCTGAACCTGGGCAGCATCAACGTGGGCAGCACCCAGAACCTGGCTGCCGAGCTGTTCAAGACCTCTGCAGGCATTGATGCCCAGATCGTGCCCTTCAACGGCACGCCCGCCGTGGTGACCGCGCTGCGCGGCAAGCAAGTCGATGCAGCCGTGGAAATTCTCACGCCCATCATGGGCCAGATCAATTCCAAGGCCGTGAACCTGCTGGCGGTGACGGGCGAAAAGCGCTCTCCCCTGCTTCCCAATGTGCCCACGGCGCAAGAATCTGGCGTCAAAGGCTTTGTGGCGTCTTCCTGGAATGCGCTGGCCGCACCTTCAAAAACTCCGGCAGCTGTGATTGCGCGCCTGAACCAGGAAATCAACGCCGCTGTGAACAACCCCGAGGTAGCCAAGAAACTGCGCGAGCTGAACGTGCAGGCCCAGGCCAGCACGCCCGAGCAGACGGCCAAGCTGCTGCAGTCGGAAATCAAGCGCTGGGGGGATGTGATCACTACAGCCCGCATTCCGAAGCAGTAG